Part of the Cryptosporangium arvum DSM 44712 genome, GGTCAGGGCGAGCGGTCCAGCGGAACGTCGGGGCCGCTGGAGGACTCCAGCCCGGCGACGATCGGCGCCACCAGCCGGTCCATCCCCCGCGCCAGCACCGCCACCGCCCGATCGGCGTCCTGCTCGAATCCCTCGACGGGCCCCTCCGGCGCCTCGGGCAGCCCGGTCAGCGGCAGCGGCCCCTCCACCAGCACGCTGGCCCGCAGGAACGGGCCGCGGGCCAGGTCCCGGTCGGCCGGGGTGACGAACTGCCCGAACGTGTTCGGCCAGCCGCGCCAGGCGCCCTCCCCCTCCTCGCGAATGCGGTCGTCGCCGAACGGGCTGGTCGGCGGGGTCTCCGATGCCACCGGCGGGAGCGCACCGAGGTTCACCGGCGACGGCGCGACCAGCTGCACCCGGGCGATCAGCGTGCCGTCCCAGGAGTTGCGCACCACCTCGGCCGAGAGCACCCGGCGGTGCCAGCGCACGTACGCCCGGGTGGCGGCCAGCGGCGGGGTGGCGATCCGCCAGGCCACCGCGGCGAACTCGACCGGGGCGATGTCGCCCCAGGTGTCGGCGAACAGGTCGTGGTGGAACCGCACGAGCTGTCCGTAGCGTTCACGCGTTCCGCGGTCCAACCGGAACACGGTGGTCATGTGCGACCTCCACGCCGTAGTCACTGCCGGAGGCATCCCGGCCGGCTCCACAGTAGGCCGCTCCGGTCCGGATCGGCGTCCGCCGCTACCCGCGGGCGCGGAGGCGGCGGAGCATGCGGGCGTCGGTGAAGCCGACCGAGCGGGCCGCGGCGTCGGCGGTGCTCCCCTGCCCGATCAGGTGTTCGGCCCGCTCGACGCGCAGCAACTGCTGGTACCGCAGGGGCGTCAGGCCGGTCGCGCGGCCGAAGATGCGGGTGAGAGTGCGGTCGCTCACACCTCCGGCGTCGGCGAGCGCGCGCAGCGGGAGCGGGTCGGCGAACCGGGCGTCGATGAGGTCCTGGACGCGGTGCACGACGTCGGACAGGTGCCCGCGGTGGCGCAGCGACGCGCTCTCCTGGGGCTCCTCGCCGTTGCGCCGGGCGTAGACGACCATCTCGCGGGCAACCCGGGCCGCGAGGCCGGGGCCGTGCCAGGCGGCGACCAGCCCGAGCGCGAGGTCGATGCCGCTGGCGATCCCGGCCGAGGTGGCGACCCGGTCGTCGACGACGTAGAGCACGTCGGGCACGACGGTGGCGCGCGGGTGCCGGCGCGCGAGCTCGCGCTGGATCT contains:
- a CDS encoding GlxA family transcriptional regulator — protein: MRRIVFFLVPGLHLLDLAGPAQVFSALPGHGHPVTLHYVAEHPQVTSAQGVPLSAEAGWPALTRDDLVVVPGWRVHAHPGAGWTTPHLGAGTLGRLRAHHAAGGTVASVCSGADALGRAGLLDGRRCTTHHEIQRELARRHPRATVVPDVLYVVDDRVATSAGIASGIDLALGLVAAWHGPGLAARVAREMVVYARRNGEEPQESASLRHRGHLSDVVHRVQDLIDARFADPLPLRALADAGGVSDRTLTRIFGRATGLTPLRYQQLLRVERAEHLIGQGSTADAAARSVGFTDARMLRRLRARG